From a region of the Mycobacteroides saopaulense genome:
- a CDS encoding MFS transporter translates to MRNADFRRLWLAGVVTVIGAGLTLFAVPVQIYALTQSSAYVGLTGVFGLVPLVVFGLWGGALADRMDRRTLLIITAIGLGVSSVLLWLQAALSVDNVWVVLCLLSVQQAFFAVNSPTRAAAIPRMLSLDQLPAANALNMTVQQFGFIAGPLLAGVLLKWVDLSTLYLIDAIACLAPIWATIQLHRMPPAGGARDLRTSGFREVLDGLRYLAGHKIVLMSFVVDLIAMIFGMPRILFPQIAHEGFGDPADGGTVIALLSAAISVGAVIGGVFSGWFHRIDRQGLAVVVSIVVWGLAMVGFGLTAHAPLLWLTLFFLVIGGIADMVSAAFRTTILQSVATDDVRGRLQGVFTVVVAGGPRVADFAHGAAAAVVGTTAAAAGGGALVVVGVIVAALLAPVFIRFRTSEETSGADAPEADPDRV, encoded by the coding sequence TTGCGCAATGCCGATTTCCGGCGTCTCTGGCTGGCCGGAGTGGTCACGGTCATCGGAGCCGGGCTGACACTGTTCGCCGTCCCCGTCCAGATCTACGCGCTGACCCAGAGCTCGGCGTACGTCGGACTGACGGGTGTGTTCGGGCTCGTGCCGTTGGTGGTCTTCGGCCTGTGGGGTGGCGCGCTGGCCGACCGGATGGATCGGCGGACCCTGCTGATCATCACCGCGATCGGGTTGGGTGTTTCGTCGGTGCTGTTGTGGTTGCAGGCGGCGCTGTCCGTCGACAACGTGTGGGTGGTGCTGTGCCTGCTGTCGGTGCAGCAGGCCTTCTTCGCGGTCAACTCACCCACCCGCGCCGCCGCGATTCCCCGCATGCTTTCGCTGGATCAGCTGCCCGCCGCCAACGCGCTGAACATGACGGTGCAGCAGTTCGGGTTCATCGCCGGACCACTGCTGGCCGGTGTTCTGCTCAAGTGGGTGGACCTGTCCACGCTGTACCTGATCGACGCGATCGCCTGCCTGGCTCCGATCTGGGCGACCATCCAGTTGCACAGGATGCCGCCCGCCGGTGGTGCACGAGATCTGCGCACCAGTGGATTTCGCGAAGTGCTCGACGGCTTGCGCTATCTGGCGGGGCACAAGATCGTGTTGATGTCCTTCGTGGTGGATCTCATCGCGATGATCTTCGGGATGCCGCGCATTCTGTTCCCGCAGATCGCCCACGAGGGGTTCGGTGATCCCGCCGACGGCGGCACCGTGATCGCGTTGTTGTCGGCGGCCATATCGGTGGGTGCCGTGATCGGCGGGGTGTTCTCCGGCTGGTTCCACCGGATCGATCGTCAGGGACTCGCGGTGGTCGTCAGCATCGTGGTGTGGGGCCTGGCGATGGTGGGCTTCGGGCTGACCGCGCACGCCCCACTGCTCTGGCTGACGTTGTTCTTCCTGGTGATCGGCGGCATCGCGGACATGGTGTCGGCGGCTTTCCGGACCACGATCCTGCAGTCGGTTGCGACCGACGATGTCCGGGGTCGTCTGCAGGGTGTCTTCACGGTGGTGGTCGCCGGGGGGCCGCGAGTGGCGGACTTCGCGCACGGCGCGGCCGCCGCCGTGGTGGGTACGACTGCGGCCGCAGCAGGCGGCGGCGCACTCGTGGTGGTCGGTGTGATCGTTGCCGCGCTGCTGGCTCCGGTGTTCATACGGTTCCGAACGTCCGAGGAAACCTCCGGGGCAGACGCGCCCGAGGCCGACCCGGATCGGGTGTAG
- a CDS encoding thiolase family protein, with product MQAREAVIVDAVRTPVGRRGGALNNWHPVDLLAHTIDSLLQRNRFDPALIDDVIVGCVLQQDQQAGNVGRHAVLAAGLPESVPAVTIDRQCGSGQQAVSFAAQGVVAGGYNLAIACGVESMSQVPMPAAMVPGAPLGPQYSRRELARYEGRLVAQGTSSELMNRTFGITRQELDSFSARSHARAFAATVNGRFASQMVLVTADADDATAPIITADEGIREHIDAAKMASLRPAFDADGATTAGNSSQLSDGAAALLIADRAFAVQHRLRPRARFRAMSVAGADPVIQFTAILEATRKALKASGLSIADIDLFEVNEAFAGVPIMFQREFGIDDDKLNVNGGSVAIGHPLGSTGARMLTDLLCELERTGKTLGLQTICEANGTANTTIIERLDS from the coding sequence ATGCAGGCTCGAGAGGCCGTGATCGTTGATGCCGTCCGCACTCCGGTCGGCAGACGCGGAGGCGCACTGAATAACTGGCACCCCGTTGATCTGCTAGCACACACCATAGATAGTCTATTGCAACGCAACAGGTTTGACCCGGCACTAATCGATGACGTGATCGTGGGCTGTGTCCTGCAACAGGACCAACAAGCCGGCAACGTAGGCAGGCACGCCGTATTGGCGGCCGGATTACCTGAATCCGTCCCGGCGGTGACGATCGACCGACAATGCGGATCCGGTCAGCAGGCTGTCAGTTTCGCCGCACAAGGTGTCGTCGCTGGCGGCTACAACCTGGCTATCGCCTGCGGAGTTGAGTCCATGTCTCAGGTGCCGATGCCAGCGGCAATGGTTCCCGGCGCACCCCTGGGTCCACAGTACAGCCGCCGCGAATTGGCCCGTTATGAAGGGAGATTAGTCGCACAGGGTACGTCATCTGAACTGATGAACCGGACATTCGGAATCACCCGCCAGGAGTTGGATTCCTTCAGCGCACGCAGCCATGCGCGCGCGTTCGCCGCCACAGTAAATGGTCGGTTTGCGTCACAAATGGTGCTTGTCACCGCGGACGCCGACGACGCCACCGCACCGATAATCACCGCGGACGAGGGTATCCGCGAACATATAGACGCGGCCAAGATGGCAAGTCTGCGACCAGCGTTTGACGCCGACGGCGCTACGACCGCTGGCAACTCTTCCCAGCTCAGCGACGGCGCTGCCGCGCTACTCATCGCGGACCGTGCGTTCGCGGTTCAGCACCGTCTGCGACCACGCGCCCGGTTTCGTGCGATGTCAGTAGCGGGGGCCGATCCGGTGATCCAATTCACCGCGATCCTGGAAGCTACACGCAAAGCACTCAAGGCCAGCGGCCTGTCCATTGCCGACATCGACTTATTCGAGGTAAACGAGGCCTTCGCAGGGGTACCGATCATGTTTCAGCGTGAATTCGGTATTGACGACGACAAACTCAACGTTAATGGGGGCTCAGTAGCCATCGGCCACCCGCTCGGTTCTACCGGTGCGCGCATGCTGACGGACCTGTTATGCGAACTGGAACGCACGGGAAAGACTTTGGGCCTGCAGACCATCTGCGAGGCCAACGGCACCGCCAATACCACCATTATCGAACGGCTCGACTCCTGA
- a CDS encoding oxygenase MpaB family protein gives MITLFSKLLLLGPPTDEQWLQIGSALNTGDRPMDELVDWMYASGMASTRPLFDQALSLGIDSVPDAPEPLRKFFVLVEKPPAWVNWDQIRSGQRVFQRGGVDTIHLARDVPFLGGFAASGINRTLLMTKTGQNGASGNAQRFAETMQWALDCIADDGMRPGNPGYRSTLHVRLIHALVRRHVAAAPEWRAEEWGMPVNQTDMAATILGAIYVPAVLSLAFGIVITPRELENVTQLTRYAGWLMGIEEQYLPISFRDGMRRLNHYLMSLYRADETSKAMAVPMAKDPLQWPYRRFASIRRRIAWAQHMSITTLFIGRTQTRKLGLPGYILPWYPALRIPANLVRTGAMSVLPGGRKRQARAGLRRQHAFMHFLAGETNKTSIGHSANYIVEAA, from the coding sequence ATGATCACGCTGTTTAGCAAGCTGTTGCTACTAGGCCCACCGACCGATGAGCAATGGCTACAGATTGGCTCGGCACTAAACACCGGCGACAGGCCAATGGATGAACTCGTGGATTGGATGTATGCGAGCGGGATGGCATCCACCCGGCCCCTGTTCGATCAGGCCCTCTCGCTAGGTATTGACAGTGTTCCTGACGCGCCAGAACCATTACGCAAATTCTTCGTGCTAGTGGAGAAACCGCCAGCCTGGGTCAACTGGGACCAAATACGTTCCGGACAAAGGGTTTTCCAGCGCGGAGGTGTCGATACGATCCATCTTGCTCGCGATGTCCCGTTCTTAGGCGGCTTTGCTGCCTCAGGAATCAACCGCACATTGCTGATGACCAAGACGGGCCAGAATGGCGCCAGCGGCAACGCTCAGCGTTTCGCCGAGACCATGCAATGGGCGCTGGACTGCATCGCCGACGATGGCATGCGCCCCGGTAATCCGGGGTATCGCTCAACACTGCACGTGCGGCTCATTCATGCGCTAGTCCGTAGACACGTCGCGGCTGCCCCGGAATGGCGGGCGGAGGAATGGGGCATGCCCGTTAATCAGACCGACATGGCTGCCACCATTTTGGGCGCGATCTATGTTCCGGCAGTGCTATCCCTAGCATTCGGCATTGTCATCACTCCACGCGAGCTGGAGAACGTGACTCAACTAACCAGATACGCCGGCTGGTTAATGGGTATCGAGGAGCAGTATCTGCCGATCAGTTTCCGTGATGGTATGCGCCGCCTCAATCACTATCTAATGTCGTTGTACCGCGCCGACGAAACCAGTAAAGCAATGGCAGTGCCGATGGCCAAGGACCCACTGCAATGGCCCTATCGTAGATTTGCTTCGATACGCCGCAGAATCGCTTGGGCGCAGCATATGTCCATAACAACACTATTCATCGGGCGCACGCAGACACGCAAGCTGGGTCTACCTGGCTACATATTGCCGTGGTATCCGGCGCTGCGAATACCCGCCAACCTGGTGCGGACCGGCGCGATGTCTGTCCTCCCGGGGGGCCGCAAACGCCAGGCACGCGCAGGGCTTCGTCGGCAACACGCGTTCATGCACTTTCTTGCGGGCGAGACCAACAAGACCAGCATCGGCCACTCTGCCAACTACATCGTGGAGGCGGCCTAG
- a CDS encoding TetR/AcrR family transcriptional regulator, producing the protein MATRSYAGMSAAQRRAERRDRLLEATLDVVGSEGYDGLSVARLCRVAGLNDRYFYEHFADRQAAFAALVKRLAAETLAAMIEAVAAAGDDPRQVVRSGLGACINLLTEDPRKARVVFVESPAHNSTAHRSQIREMFITLMRAQAKVQLGGVIPDELEFRLKFAGIHLFGALMECTTSWLAGDMPISRNELIDHCTGLLIAVANYTLGPGYNA; encoded by the coding sequence ATGGCAACACGGTCTTACGCGGGCATGTCCGCGGCGCAGCGACGAGCAGAGCGCCGCGATCGGCTCCTTGAGGCAACGCTTGATGTGGTGGGGTCAGAGGGGTACGACGGCTTGTCTGTCGCGCGGTTGTGTCGGGTGGCCGGTCTCAACGATCGGTACTTCTACGAGCACTTCGCCGATCGGCAAGCGGCATTCGCCGCACTTGTGAAACGGCTGGCGGCGGAGACGCTCGCCGCGATGATCGAAGCTGTTGCCGCTGCTGGAGATGATCCTCGGCAGGTCGTTCGCTCCGGGCTCGGGGCCTGTATCAACCTGTTGACCGAGGACCCGCGGAAGGCTCGCGTCGTGTTCGTTGAATCGCCGGCGCACAACTCGACTGCGCACCGCAGTCAGATCAGGGAGATGTTCATAACCCTGATGCGGGCACAGGCAAAGGTACAGCTAGGTGGAGTGATACCGGACGAGCTTGAGTTCAGGCTAAAGTTCGCCGGCATCCATTTGTTTGGCGCCTTGATGGAATGCACAACGAGCTGGCTTGCGGGCGATATGCCCATAAGCAGAAACGAGCTCATCGATCACTGCACGGGCCTACTAATCGCTGTAGCTAACTACACGCTAGGCCCTGGCTACAACGCTTGA
- a CDS encoding oxygenase MpaB family protein: protein MLDVQTMSRRSRQTSIGTARSLLTSVAGENVGRVANLVVGPVLALLVYQVEKFFDHGLLDLSPVIEVIKKEPWRLVTPIDVAFEVLRPHHFKNTRFDGVQGDPGWFGPDSAMWYVHSHGTCLMLGILNTAVADIVHQGIQAAVFEHSKLPGRDLDGNVVPGTFSTTGAPIRGGQTMAFFAGVALADSHTAESLARTVNAIHSKVKGIGSDGTPYDANEPEFFRWGYATVVDGLAAAHRRYHPKPLKGAALDQFYREYAVVGEALGGVNLPKTAAECREILNNAPSAAGVGLNDGNVAYFALTRNPMLRMWPFRYTYDLAYWLMVDMQSDVVKKAMGYKPGSRRSRWARRRLLYLLVRLAEGNGKGIEEVRKAYRRVGRTPVNPYSPRLSQPMYRDISSTRASCQPT from the coding sequence GTGCTCGATGTCCAGACGATGAGTCGCCGATCGAGGCAAACCAGCATCGGTACTGCGCGTAGCCTGCTGACCAGCGTGGCCGGCGAAAACGTTGGAAGAGTCGCCAACCTTGTTGTGGGCCCGGTGCTGGCCCTCCTCGTCTATCAGGTGGAGAAATTCTTCGACCACGGATTGCTGGATCTTTCACCCGTCATCGAGGTGATCAAGAAGGAACCTTGGCGATTGGTTACCCCGATCGACGTGGCGTTCGAGGTGTTGCGACCGCATCATTTCAAGAACACTCGATTCGACGGCGTGCAAGGAGACCCCGGCTGGTTCGGGCCCGATAGCGCAATGTGGTACGTCCACTCACATGGCACCTGTTTGATGCTGGGGATTCTCAATACAGCCGTTGCCGATATCGTTCACCAGGGGATCCAAGCCGCAGTGTTTGAACACTCCAAACTTCCCGGCAGAGACCTGGATGGCAACGTAGTGCCCGGAACGTTCTCGACCACTGGCGCGCCGATTCGTGGTGGCCAGACGATGGCCTTCTTCGCAGGCGTCGCCCTGGCCGACAGTCACACAGCGGAGTCTTTGGCTCGAACGGTCAACGCGATCCATTCGAAGGTCAAAGGCATAGGTTCCGACGGAACTCCATACGACGCGAACGAGCCAGAGTTCTTTCGTTGGGGTTACGCGACCGTGGTAGACGGGCTGGCCGCTGCGCATCGGCGCTATCACCCGAAACCCTTGAAAGGTGCAGCGCTGGATCAGTTCTATCGTGAGTACGCGGTGGTTGGTGAAGCCCTTGGAGGGGTCAATTTGCCGAAGACCGCCGCAGAATGTCGCGAAATTCTCAACAACGCTCCAAGCGCGGCTGGGGTGGGCTTGAACGATGGAAACGTGGCCTACTTTGCGCTTACCCGAAATCCGATGTTGAGGATGTGGCCCTTTCGCTACACATATGATCTGGCCTACTGGTTGATGGTCGACATGCAGTCCGATGTGGTCAAGAAGGCCATGGGATACAAGCCGGGTAGTCGGCGCTCCCGCTGGGCTCGCAGGCGCCTGCTCTATCTTCTCGTGCGACTTGCCGAAGGTAACGGTAAGGGCATTGAAGAGGTGCGTAAGGCGTATAGGCGAGTCGGTCGAACCCCCGTCAACCCGTACAGCCCCCGCCTGAGCCAACCAATGTATCGGGATATCAGCAGCACCCGGGCCAGCTGTCAACCGACCTAA
- a CDS encoding TetR/AcrR family transcriptional regulator, producing the protein MDLGEIWPQWPSGQADTEDDERDRLLDAARAEFVAHGFRRAAVADIAKRAKVSRQTLNRRCGDKDDMVSAVVTREVLQFFLRLAPLLGADTTVEDQVVELFVVGVRECRTNPVVAALKEYETESMSASLLETEGGNYQLVLSALAMRLMGESFPEAGAKQAAELIMRITATLLLAPSKVLRSETDDEARKFASTYFIPILNAARAVAE; encoded by the coding sequence GTGGATCTGGGCGAGATCTGGCCGCAATGGCCATCAGGGCAAGCCGACACGGAGGACGATGAACGCGACCGGCTCCTCGATGCCGCTCGCGCCGAGTTTGTCGCGCATGGCTTCCGACGTGCGGCAGTCGCCGATATTGCTAAGCGGGCCAAGGTTTCTCGACAAACTTTGAATCGTCGATGCGGCGACAAGGACGACATGGTGTCGGCGGTGGTCACCCGTGAGGTACTTCAGTTCTTCCTCAGGCTGGCGCCGCTGCTTGGCGCCGACACGACGGTCGAGGACCAAGTAGTAGAGCTATTCGTCGTAGGAGTGCGTGAATGCCGAACGAATCCGGTGGTGGCTGCCCTCAAGGAATATGAGACGGAATCGATGTCGGCGAGCTTGCTCGAGACCGAAGGCGGTAACTACCAGTTGGTGCTTTCCGCTCTCGCTATGAGGCTGATGGGGGAATCGTTCCCCGAAGCTGGCGCCAAACAGGCCGCGGAGCTCATCATGCGGATCACAGCGACGCTGCTACTTGCCCCCTCCAAGGTGCTTAGATCCGAAACCGATGACGAAGCCAGAAAATTTGCGAGTACCTATTTCATTCCGATACTGAACGCAGCACGTGCGGTTGCAGAATGA
- a CDS encoding ferredoxin — MKDENFSIRVDGDICMGAGYCYGSYPRLFEENPDGTSAATGPADPELLDDATKASQICPSGAIEIQDRRD, encoded by the coding sequence ATGAAGGATGAAAACTTCTCGATCAGGGTTGATGGCGACATCTGTATGGGAGCCGGATATTGCTACGGCTCCTACCCCCGGTTGTTCGAGGAAAACCCAGATGGCACGAGTGCTGCGACGGGGCCAGCTGACCCGGAATTACTTGATGATGCAACCAAAGCCAGTCAGATCTGCCCATCCGGTGCGATCGAAATCCAGGACCGAAGGGACTGA
- a CDS encoding cytochrome P450: MGLPFIGSAVPMARNPYKFLQDCHRRYGDVYRVPLPIHPLVLANHPDLVGEFMENTELKYSMSAPIQGRRVQGAVTSVGCPVQLLEGQALRDRRRKLMPMFGKKHLAVVSDKFVEVFTDRIDRWLAVAGTGQEVNLQAELPKVVLPAFMYAMFSAKLSDDEVLHADTATRSVMRAVASGLFLATPPSILPWRGRENLAISGVHLMQTIRRIIRERRANPTDDADLLNILLAARNDDSNPLTEIDVYSEIMSAIGGGYETIVASMSWTLSLLLQHPEHLERLYDEISILDGNEPTPEDLPKLPWARACFDEGQRLQGAPINPRYAMEDTELGGYPIPKYTLVASSLYVVHRDPRWWGENAEVYDPMQFFDQDRVNARPRLAFQAFGAGPHHCLGTGMAYMMAQYLLTIIFQRYRLHLRPGWQPQQFFSLSTLVKGGVPATITKA, encoded by the coding sequence ATTGGATTGCCATTCATAGGCTCAGCGGTCCCCATGGCTCGCAATCCGTATAAGTTCCTACAGGACTGCCATCGCAGGTATGGGGACGTCTATCGGGTTCCGCTGCCGATACATCCGTTGGTGCTGGCCAATCATCCTGACTTGGTCGGCGAGTTCATGGAGAACACCGAACTCAAATACAGTATGTCCGCGCCGATCCAGGGACGTCGAGTGCAAGGGGCGGTTACCAGTGTGGGCTGCCCAGTTCAGCTCCTTGAGGGCCAGGCTCTGCGTGACAGGCGCAGAAAGCTCATGCCCATGTTCGGCAAAAAGCACCTCGCGGTCGTGTCGGACAAATTTGTTGAAGTATTCACCGACCGGATTGACCGCTGGCTCGCGGTCGCCGGCACCGGCCAGGAGGTGAACCTTCAAGCAGAGCTACCGAAGGTCGTGCTTCCGGCATTCATGTATGCCATGTTTTCCGCGAAACTGTCCGATGACGAAGTCCTACATGCCGATACCGCGACTCGGTCCGTGATGCGTGCTGTCGCTTCAGGGCTCTTCCTGGCGACTCCACCGAGCATCCTGCCGTGGCGCGGCAGGGAGAATCTCGCGATCTCGGGTGTACACCTCATGCAAACCATCCGTCGAATCATTCGAGAACGACGCGCCAATCCAACTGATGATGCAGACCTTCTGAACATCTTGCTTGCCGCACGCAACGACGACAGCAACCCCCTTACCGAGATCGACGTGTACTCGGAGATCATGTCGGCGATCGGGGGCGGCTACGAAACGATTGTCGCGTCGATGTCATGGACGCTGTCGCTGCTCTTGCAGCACCCAGAACATCTAGAGCGTCTCTATGACGAGATCTCGATCCTGGACGGCAACGAACCCACTCCAGAAGATCTTCCTAAACTGCCATGGGCACGAGCATGTTTCGATGAGGGACAACGACTACAAGGCGCTCCCATCAACCCGAGATACGCAATGGAGGACACCGAGCTTGGTGGGTATCCCATTCCCAAATACACCTTGGTAGCAAGCTCGCTGTACGTCGTACATCGCGATCCGCGGTGGTGGGGCGAGAATGCCGAAGTGTATGACCCGATGCAGTTCTTTGATCAGGACCGAGTCAATGCCCGTCCTCGCCTGGCATTTCAAGCCTTTGGCGCAGGTCCGCACCACTGCCTGGGAACCGGTATGGCCTACATGATGGCTCAATACCTGCTCACCATCATCTTCCAGCGGTATCGCTTGCATCTGCGACCGGGGTGGCAGCCCCAACAATTCTTCAGCCTATCGACGTTGGTCAAGGGCGGAGTGCCCGCCACTATCACCAAAGCCTGA
- a CDS encoding nuclear transport factor 2 family protein — MTSSEIRNLNSYRQDWGIKAPAGRVHAPVAESEALIEPFLQRCKEQEDMYVAAGFPLAGITEFWRKWFAAWNDDSPEALEECWAEDLVWTISSTGQLEYHGRDYTVELARFGYMFAREIGFYPWDGTDTHLPYYDFLNDQVRAAFPYSGATRTFWNRAIPWPRKPIRGCGVDRYILRKEGGDWKIARIDTDQDVSVPLMQMLPFADATTRLMAWLVRTLPRLGRKLGLYDRESLYSREYVASRQARGLPFDTK; from the coding sequence ATGACTAGCAGCGAGATACGAAACCTGAATTCGTACCGCCAGGACTGGGGTATCAAGGCTCCCGCCGGGCGGGTCCACGCGCCGGTCGCCGAATCCGAAGCACTTATCGAGCCCTTCTTGCAACGGTGCAAGGAACAGGAAGACATGTATGTGGCCGCCGGCTTCCCTTTGGCGGGGATCACCGAGTTCTGGCGCAAATGGTTCGCCGCGTGGAACGACGATTCCCCTGAGGCGCTCGAGGAGTGTTGGGCAGAAGACCTGGTGTGGACGATCTCCAGCACGGGCCAACTCGAGTATCACGGCCGCGACTACACCGTCGAGTTGGCGCGATTCGGATACATGTTCGCCCGTGAAATCGGTTTCTACCCCTGGGATGGTACCGATACACACTTGCCTTACTACGACTTTCTCAATGACCAGGTACGAGCCGCCTTCCCCTACAGTGGTGCAACCCGCACCTTCTGGAACCGCGCGATTCCCTGGCCGCGCAAGCCCATTCGCGGCTGTGGAGTCGACCGCTACATCCTTCGAAAAGAGGGCGGGGACTGGAAAATCGCCCGTATCGACACCGATCAAGACGTCTCCGTGCCACTGATGCAGATGTTGCCTTTTGCCGATGCCACCACGCGTCTCATGGCATGGCTGGTACGTACCCTGCCAAGGCTGGGACGCAAGCTTGGATTGTACGATCGGGAATCTCTCTATAGCCGGGAGTACGTCGCCAGCCGACAAGCAAGAGGGCTGCCCTTCGATACGAAATAA